The Struthio camelus isolate bStrCam1 chromosome 5, bStrCam1.hap1, whole genome shotgun sequence genome has a segment encoding these proteins:
- the BDKRB1 gene encoding B1 bradykinin receptor has product MAESPLLNVPSSNWSENESNSTICPELDDWWKIIYSILPTYIDTICVIGMLGNVLVLFIYSLYKGSLKIAEIYLINLAAADLIFLMCLPFWAENIRNEFNWPYGNFLCRSTSAATSLNMYTSIYLLVAVSLDRYLTFVHTLSNRGIRNKTLAKGICLLIWVFGILVSIPTFTFRTVKHLPRWNISACTLDFPTPSWATAERLVFNIVGFALPSTAMVFLNFCIIHSLRENIREQRTLRTKSCKDHRDTKATRLIFIVVLMFLLCWTPYHLFTFLDVLLQMEVVKGCFWEELLNFGQQITSTLAITNSCINPVIYVFVGKYFRQKVLQVFSQLIPCGFSLSSVSLKEKSSYFNLFPVRSSLT; this is encoded by the coding sequence atggCTGAAAGTCCTTTACTGAACGTTCCCTCCTCAAACTGGAGTGAAAATGAGAGCAACTCGACTATTTGCCCAGAATTAGATGACTGGTGGAAAATCATTTACTCTATACTACCCACGTACATAGACACCATCTGTGTTATTGGTATGCTTGGAAATGTACTTGTTCTCTTCATTTATTCATTATACAAGGGCTCCCTAAAGATAGCTGAAATCTACCTTATTAACTTAGCTGCTGCTGACCTTATCTTCCTCATGTGCCTCCCTTTCTGGGCAGAGAACATCAGGAATGAATTTAACTGGCCATACGGCAATTTCCTTTGTCGTAGCACCAGCGCAGCCACCAGCCTAAACATGTACACCAGCATCTACTTGCTTGTGGCAGTCAGCTTGGATCGCTATTTGACTTTTGTTCATACCTTGAGCAACAGAGGGATACGAAACAAAACTCTGGCCAAAGGGATCTGCTTGCTCATCTGGGTCTTTGGAATCCTTGTCAGCATCCCAACCTTTACATTTCGGACTGTGAAACATCTTCCTCGGTGGAATATCTCAGCATGCACTTTAGACTTCCCCACCCCATCATGGGCAACAGCCGAGCGTCTGGTCTTCAACATAGTGGGTTTTGCACTGCCGTCTACCGCAATGGTCTTCCTTAATTTTTGTATCATTCACTCCCTGCGAGAAAACATAAGAGAACAAAGAACGCTCAGGACAAAGAGTTGCAAGGACCACAGAGACACTAAGGCTACCAGACTGATCTTCATAGTGGTGCTGATGTTTCTTTTGTGCTGGACTCCTTACCATCTTTTTACATTCCTTGATGTATTACTCCAGATGGAAGTGGTCAAAGGCTGTTTCTGGGAAGAACTGCTCAACTTTGGTCAGCAAATTACTTCTACCCTGGCTATCACCAATAGTTGCATTAACCCTGTGATTTATGTCTTTGTTGGCAAATATTTCAGGCAAAAGGTTTTGCAGGTTTTTTCACAGTTAATTCCTTGTGGGTTTTCTCTGAGCTCGGTatcattaaaagaaaagtcaTCATATTTCAACTTGTTCCCAGTCAGGAGTAGCTTAACCTAA